One genomic segment of Fusobacterium sp. includes these proteins:
- a CDS encoding M20 family metallopeptidase, with the protein MNKIMELAEKYSKEMIENRRIIHRNPELGGQEINTSDFIAAELEKLGIEIKRGFAKTGIQGMIYGKNPLGKTIMIRADIDALPMSEENEIEYKSQVSGKMHACGHDVHTAALLGAARILSQLKNELDGNVKLCFQPAEETVGGADLMVEDGILENPKVDYVIGMHVEPNEKIGTVSIEPGPVSSYPDFFEIKFTGKGGHGSFPSKSIDPILPAVEAYNLLNLIPKKVSPLEPCVVQICRFNAGTYDAIIPNEAIIAGTVRTLHKYNRELVKKHMDKIIKNISEIYEVEYELSYRGKTFPVYNTPEIIEAVRESVKDIFNKGFVVNQSFKIGGDDFCFFSEKTPATYIIVGSANEDKNTQYPLHNPKFNVDEEVIKMGAAAFSKIAYDYLNGKYKEI; encoded by the coding sequence ATGAATAAAATAATGGAGTTAGCAGAAAAATATTCCAAAGAAATGATAGAAAACCGTAGAATAATACATAGAAATCCAGAACTAGGTGGGCAAGAAATAAATACTTCAGATTTTATAGCAGCAGAATTAGAAAAACTAGGAATAGAAATAAAAAGAGGATTTGCCAAAACTGGAATACAGGGGATGATATATGGTAAAAATCCTTTAGGAAAAACAATAATGATAAGAGCTGATATAGATGCTCTTCCTATGAGTGAAGAGAATGAAATAGAATACAAGTCACAAGTAAGTGGAAAAATGCATGCCTGTGGACATGATGTTCATACAGCTGCTTTACTAGGGGCAGCAAGGATATTATCACAATTAAAAAATGAACTTGATGGGAATGTAAAACTTTGTTTTCAGCCAGCAGAAGAAACTGTAGGGGGAGCAGATTTGATGGTAGAAGATGGAATACTGGAAAATCCAAAAGTGGATTATGTGATTGGAATGCATGTAGAACCTAACGAGAAAATAGGAACTGTGTCTATAGAACCAGGGCCTGTGAGTTCATATCCAGATTTTTTTGAAATAAAATTTACTGGAAAAGGGGGACATGGCTCATTTCCTTCTAAAAGTATAGATCCTATATTGCCAGCAGTAGAAGCATATAATCTTTTGAATCTTATACCTAAAAAAGTGTCCCCATTAGAACCATGTGTAGTACAGATATGCAGATTTAATGCTGGAACATATGATGCAATTATTCCAAATGAAGCAATAATAGCGGGAACAGTAAGAACTTTACATAAATATAATCGTGAACTTGTAAAAAAACATATGGATAAGATAATAAAAAATATAAGTGAAATATATGAAGTGGAGTATGAGCTTTCATATAGAGGCAAAACATTCCCTGTTTATAATACTCCAGAAATAATAGAAGCTGTCAGAGAAAGTGTGAAAGATATTTTTAATAAAGGGTTTGTTGTAAATCAAAGCTTTAAGATAGGTGGAGATGATTTCTGCTTCTTTAGTGAAAAAACTCCAGCTACATATATAATAGTAGGAAGTGCAAATGAGGATAAAAATACACAATATCCACTTCATAATCCTAAATTTAATGTAGATGAAGAAGTTATAAAGATGGGAGCAGCAGCATTCTCTAAAATAGCCTATGATTATTTAAATGGTAAATACAAGGAAATATAA
- a CDS encoding Na+/H+ antiporter NhaC family protein, whose amino-acid sequence MNKKTEGKKKNYGGWAFIPLIIFLIIYLGGGMFFSAKGVASPFNQLPRHAALLIGVIIAFAMNRKMKLDDKINIFTTTSGESGVMMMALIFLLAGAFAGVAKGMGGVDSVVNLGLTFVPKQFLVPGLFVISAFISTAMGTSTGTLVAVAPIALGISEKVGLNPAITLAAVLGGAMFGDNLSVISDTTIAATRGVGCEMKDKFRMNFLIAIPAAIATIIAFTILGGAGQIEGELSYNLIKVIPYLAVLVAAVAGVNVFTVLIGGILFAGLVGFVTGSMTFVTFFQSVAKGMDGMMNVTIMAILIRGLIGLIKEYGGIEWLVQKLTGNIKTRKGAEYSIAVLVSVLVFCLVNNTIAIIIASPIAKQVGEKFKIAPKRTASLLDIFSCVILCLAPHAGGMLLITSMASVSPIEIISFSFYQVFLGICTIITIQFGLMKTKEEKEADLQEKQNTQLG is encoded by the coding sequence ATGAACAAGAAAACAGAGGGAAAAAAAAAGAATTATGGGGGTTGGGCTTTTATTCCACTGATTATATTTTTGATAATATATTTAGGAGGAGGGATGTTTTTTTCAGCTAAAGGAGTAGCAAGTCCATTCAATCAGCTTCCAAGACATGCAGCACTGCTCATAGGAGTTATCATAGCTTTTGCTATGAATAGAAAAATGAAGCTGGACGATAAAATTAATATATTTACAACAACTTCAGGAGAAAGTGGAGTAATGATGATGGCTCTTATCTTTCTTTTGGCAGGAGCTTTTGCAGGGGTAGCAAAAGGAATGGGAGGAGTAGACTCTGTTGTAAATCTTGGGCTTACATTTGTTCCAAAACAGTTTTTAGTTCCAGGATTATTTGTTATATCAGCATTTATATCAACAGCAATGGGAACTTCAACAGGAACACTTGTTGCAGTTGCTCCAATTGCATTGGGAATATCTGAAAAAGTAGGATTAAATCCAGCAATAACATTAGCAGCAGTTTTGGGGGGAGCTATGTTTGGAGATAATCTCTCAGTTATATCAGATACTACAATTGCAGCTACTAGAGGAGTAGGTTGTGAAATGAAAGATAAATTCAGAATGAACTTCTTAATTGCTATACCAGCAGCCATTGCAACTATCATAGCCTTTACAATATTGGGAGGAGCTGGACAGATTGAGGGAGAATTAAGTTACAATCTGATAAAAGTAATTCCATATTTAGCAGTACTTGTGGCAGCAGTTGCAGGAGTAAATGTATTTACAGTTCTTATTGGAGGAATTTTATTTGCAGGATTGGTAGGATTTGTAACTGGAAGCATGACCTTTGTAACATTTTTTCAATCAGTAGCAAAAGGTATGGACGGAATGATGAATGTTACTATTATGGCTATTCTTATTAGAGGACTTATTGGATTGATAAAAGAATATGGTGGAATAGAATGGCTTGTGCAAAAACTTACTGGAAATATAAAAACTCGTAAGGGAGCAGAATACAGCATAGCTGTTTTAGTATCAGTATTAGTTTTCTGCCTTGTAAATAATACTATTGCTATTATAATCGCTTCACCAATAGCTAAGCAGGTGGGAGAAAAATTTAAAATAGCTCCAAAAAGAACTGCCAGCCTATTAGATATATTTAGTTGTGTAATACTATGTTTAGCTCCACATGCTGGAGGAATGCTGCTTATAACATCTATGGCTTCAGTTTCTCCAATAGAAATAATAAGTTTTTCTTTCTATCAGGTATTTTTAGGAATCTGTACAATAATAACTATCCAATTTGGATTGATGAAAACTAAGGAGGAAAAAGAGGCGGATTTACAAGAAAAACAAAATACTCAATTAGGATAA
- the mgrA gene encoding L-glyceraldehyde 3-phosphate reductase: MKYVADEKRYENMKYRKCGNSGLYLPVISLGLWQNFGEETPLDIQKKKLFKAFDLGITHFDLANNYGRPADGSAEENFGRILKSDLKRYRDEMIISTKAGYDMWSGPYGNGGSRKYLIASLDQSLKRMGLEYVDIFYHHRPDSDTPLEESMTALADIVKQGKALYVGISNYGAEEAELAIKILNELKVPCLINQIRYNMFERWAEEKLFEILENSGTGCMCYSPLAQGALTDRYINNDIPDNSRAARTGTTVAERYLDKEKLLKIKELNKIAEERGQTMAQMALAWLLRRKEVTSVLIGASRPDQIEDNVKIIQNLEFSEDEMIKIENILK, encoded by the coding sequence ATGAAATATGTAGCTGATGAAAAAAGATATGAGAATATGAAATATAGAAAATGTGGAAATAGCGGACTTTATCTTCCTGTAATTTCTCTAGGATTATGGCAAAATTTTGGAGAGGAAACACCCTTAGACATTCAAAAGAAAAAATTATTCAAAGCTTTTGATCTTGGAATAACTCATTTTGATTTGGCTAATAACTATGGAAGGCCAGCAGATGGTTCCGCTGAGGAGAATTTTGGAAGAATATTAAAATCTGATTTGAAGAGATATAGAGATGAAATGATAATATCTACAAAAGCTGGATATGATATGTGGTCAGGACCTTATGGAAATGGAGGTTCAAGAAAGTATCTCATAGCAAGCTTAGACCAAAGCTTAAAAAGGATGGGATTGGAATATGTGGATATATTTTATCATCATAGACCTGATTCAGATACACCTCTAGAAGAATCAATGACAGCTCTTGCTGATATAGTTAAACAGGGAAAAGCTTTATATGTAGGAATATCTAATTATGGAGCTGAAGAAGCAGAACTAGCAATAAAGATATTAAATGAATTAAAAGTTCCATGTTTGATAAATCAAATCAGATATAATATGTTTGAAAGATGGGCTGAAGAAAAATTATTTGAAATTCTGGAGAATTCAGGGACAGGTTGTATGTGTTACAGTCCCTTGGCACAGGGAGCTTTAACTGACAGATATATTAATAATGATATACCTGATAATTCAAGGGCAGCAAGAACAGGGACTACTGTAGCAGAACGTTATCTTGATAAAGAGAAACTGCTGAAAATAAAAGAATTGAATAAAATAGCAGAGGAAAGAGGTCAAACTATGGCACAAATGGCTCTTGCATGGCTTTTGAGAAGAAAAGAAGTGACAAGTGTATTAATAGGAGCAAGTAGACCAGACCAAATAGAAGATAATGTAAAAATTATTCAGAATTTAGAGTTTTCAGAAGATGAAATGATAAAAATAGAAAACATATTAAAATAA
- the rnr gene encoding ribonuclease R, translated as MNLDKELERLKQLMDKGKGLKLDEITKLLGWSLKNKKENREILEKWIEDGDLMRNSKGKYNILENLGFVKGTFSIIKDRFAFVDTADEGIFIPKSHFNSALDGDTVLVKITSGLNGDKKKEGEVVKVIKRERDTIVGILQRNENFGFVTPTHSFGKDIYIPYRMMKDAKSQQLVVVKITSWGTNEKKPEGEIIEIIGDPYNTNNMIEALIVREGMSETFSKPVLLEAKNIPITIPKDEIAKRKDLRNLSIITIDGDDAKDLDDAVYVKKLSNGNYRLIVSIADVSYYIPEGSMLDQEAFKRGNSVYLVDRVLPMFPKEISNGICSLNPDEDKLTFTCEMEIDQNGKVVDSDTYKSVIKSVRRMTYTNVNKMIAGEEEALKEYADIKDMVMEMLELSKIIRQVKYNRGSIDFDLPEIKLVLDENGKVKYIKNRDRGESERIIEDFMIAANETVAEKLFWLEIPSVYRTHEKPDPERIKNLNETLSKFKYRIHSLDEIHPKKFQKIIEDSKERGINLLVHKLILMALKQARYTVDNLGHFGLASNYYTHFTSPIRRYADLTVHRILNSVLHGYPSKKVIAKNAEELPQISAHISKTERAAMKVEDESVKIKLVEYMIDKVGEEYEATIVGFSNKRVFFETEEHVECFWDVVAAKHYYEFDDREYVMKDMDGGKIYSIGDKYKVILVRASLAELEIEVVPQVAMEEGL; from the coding sequence ATGAATTTAGATAAAGAGTTAGAAAGACTTAAACAACTTATGGATAAAGGAAAAGGATTGAAGTTGGATGAAATAACAAAACTTTTAGGATGGTCTCTTAAAAATAAAAAGGAAAATAGAGAAATACTTGAAAAGTGGATAGAGGATGGAGACCTCATGAGAAATAGCAAAGGTAAGTATAATATTCTTGAAAATCTTGGATTTGTAAAAGGAACTTTCAGTATAATAAAAGATAGATTTGCTTTTGTTGACACTGCTGATGAGGGAATATTTATTCCTAAATCTCATTTTAATTCAGCATTAGATGGAGATACAGTATTAGTAAAAATAACATCAGGTCTCAACGGAGATAAGAAAAAAGAAGGAGAAGTAGTAAAGGTAATAAAGAGAGAAAGAGATACAATAGTTGGAATACTGCAAAGAAATGAAAACTTTGGATTTGTAACTCCTACCCATTCATTTGGAAAAGATATTTATATTCCTTATCGGATGATGAAAGATGCAAAAAGTCAACAGCTTGTAGTGGTAAAAATAACTTCATGGGGAACTAATGAAAAGAAACCTGAAGGAGAAATTATAGAGATAATTGGAGATCCATATAATACAAATAATATGATTGAAGCTCTTATTGTGCGAGAAGGAATGTCAGAAACTTTTTCTAAACCTGTATTATTGGAAGCAAAAAATATACCAATAACTATACCAAAAGACGAGATAGCAAAAAGAAAAGATTTAAGAAATCTTTCTATAATAACAATAGACGGAGATGATGCAAAGGATTTAGATGATGCTGTCTATGTAAAAAAACTTTCAAATGGAAATTATAGATTGATAGTAAGTATAGCTGATGTTTCATATTATATACCTGAAGGGTCTATGCTGGACCAGGAAGCTTTTAAAAGAGGGAATTCAGTATATTTAGTAGATAGAGTTCTTCCTATGTTTCCTAAAGAAATATCCAATGGAATATGTTCTCTGAATCCTGATGAAGATAAACTTACATTTACATGTGAAATGGAAATAGACCAAAATGGTAAGGTAGTAGATTCTGATACTTATAAATCTGTAATTAAAAGTGTAAGAAGAATGACATATACAAATGTTAATAAAATGATAGCAGGAGAAGAGGAAGCCTTAAAAGAATATGCAGATATTAAAGACATGGTAATGGAAATGCTTGAACTTTCTAAAATAATTAGACAGGTAAAATATAATAGAGGAAGTATAGATTTTGATCTTCCTGAAATAAAATTAGTTCTTGATGAAAATGGAAAAGTAAAATATATTAAAAATAGAGATAGAGGAGAATCTGAAAGAATAATAGAGGATTTTATGATAGCTGCCAATGAAACTGTAGCTGAAAAACTTTTCTGGCTGGAAATACCATCAGTATACAGAACACATGAAAAACCAGATCCAGAAAGAATAAAAAATCTGAATGAAACATTGAGTAAATTTAAATATAGAATACATTCTTTAGATGAGATACATCCTAAAAAATTTCAGAAGATAATAGAAGACTCAAAAGAAAGAGGAATAAATCTTCTTGTACATAAACTTATTCTTATGGCATTAAAACAGGCAAGATATACAGTTGATAATTTAGGGCACTTTGGACTGGCTTCCAATTATTATACACATTTTACTTCACCAATCAGAAGATATGCAGATTTAACTGTTCATAGAATATTAAATTCTGTTCTTCATGGATATCCAAGCAAAAAAGTAATAGCTAAAAATGCTGAAGAACTTCCGCAAATATCTGCTCACATATCAAAAACAGAAAGAGCAGCCATGAAAGTAGAAGATGAGAGTGTAAAAATCAAACTTGTAGAATATATGATAGATAAAGTTGGAGAAGAATATGAGGCTACTATTGTAGGGTTCAGTAATAAAAGAGTATTCTTTGAAACTGAGGAACATGTAGAATGTTTCTGGGATGTAGTAGCAGCTAAACATTACTATGAATTTGATGATAGAGAATATGTGATGAAAGATATGGATGGAGGAAAAATATATAGTATTGGAGATAAATATAAGGTTATTCTAGTAAGAGCAAGTCTTGCAGAACTTGAAATAGAGGTAGTTCCTCAAGTAGCTATGGAAGAAGGGTTATAA
- the yqeK gene encoding bis(5'-nucleosyl)-tetraphosphatase (symmetrical) YqeK produces MLEKLREEVRKRMSKKRYIHTLGVEEKAAELAKRYGSDEKKCRIAAILHDVAKEMQMDKMKDICQKNFSNELSKEDMEINEILHGFAGCVIAKNEFGITDEDILNGIKYHTVGKRGLSLLGRIIYIADGIEKNRDYPAVDEIRKEVEKDLNKGIILEIDKKIEYLTDRKRKIHKNTEDMCKWLKEETA; encoded by the coding sequence ATGCTGGAAAAATTAAGAGAAGAAGTTAGAAAAAGAATGAGTAAAAAAAGATATATACATACCTTAGGTGTGGAGGAAAAAGCAGCAGAATTGGCAAAAAGATATGGATCTGATGAAAAAAAATGCAGAATAGCGGCGATACTGCATGATGTAGCCAAGGAAATGCAAATGGATAAAATGAAAGATATATGTCAAAAAAATTTTTCTAATGAACTTTCAAAAGAAGATATGGAGATAAATGAAATACTTCATGGATTTGCAGGATGTGTAATAGCAAAAAATGAATTTGGAATAACAGATGAAGATATTCTGAATGGAATAAAATATCATACTGTTGGGAAAAGAGGACTTAGCCTTTTAGGCAGAATAATATATATTGCAGACGGAATTGAAAAAAATAGGGATTATCCTGCTGTTGATGAAATAAGAAAAGAAGTAGAAAAAGATTTAAACAAAGGGATAATATTGGAAATTGATAAGAAAATAGAATATCTGACAGATAGAAAAAGAAAAATACATAAAAATACTGAAGATATGTGTAAATGGCTGAAAGAAGAAACAGCTTAA
- a CDS encoding EAL domain-containing protein, with product MCINKHEELKKIFKEFNKAYFNERDAKKTLSFLDNNIFSFEISETDIIYNFEETKVMITEELKNDPSPYEIDFKYLEVFTVIENLFLLISIITLKKLYSESNSSPINVRMSIVIKETNNKYKFSKICTSIPTERSNFFNFDREIGDIHLNAKHTAFDLLNSSIPGGMIGGYYRENFPLYFINKHLLDKLEYKSQEEFIKDINGYVINGIHPEDREYVCKIVDSSVRDKDEYEVEYRMKKSNGSYIWVLDRGRLVQTENGPVIVSICLDITEKVCLQKNIKTITNNIPGGVYKLKFDEDLTIIYGNDGFYKIHGYSPEEMKVMLGNKLIAATLPEEIPKINAILKNALKNSLKNFEYEKRIITKNGEIRHLLTKGVFVKEENEYVINSIVIDITDRKIIENELKFNQEKLKLAMNCTKNIIFEYDLDSKTLTHLTLPFENKSPRIIYNVPESRIENGEIFPEHVEKYREIYEDIHNGKIKSCCTIKTRLKNQNYRWSKITLNNIVINNNPSRKVIGIVEDITEHQEFQLLKLFQITLKKALIGVVMGYAYINLSQNNVSDISGTWQKYFDKDLEYPYTYFFEKMVTLVHSEDKENVKQNFSRENIMENVKKGKNEYSLKFRTLKSKDEITLTLLNIKIIRNSVTCCYEAIIYSKHIETYKDSKYSYNSPPILPLKLKTGEITDILTMKRETKINNLENILVDFKRIAENSPMDNTLFQYIINILGKYYGADHVSIIKYDEVLHQYICTSEYCHFEKMSNKEHWNDLKIRKGSDWEVLHENRKIVKINDIESLKNDDIINYLNFTKLNISSYFSVAIETCHQHSLYLVLDNIDTSFINMGFFELVSYVIESKIKDEILKNEFSFLDHHDMLTGLANHKNFVEYKWNKNFHNCISLGIITSDINGLKQLNEKYDPHYGDEIIIKTANVFKKYFSNEKLFRLSGDEFLIVCENMDNETFQRNIDNIKLEFSAFENDGVSIGYSWADNEIDFDILHKNAEELMYINKQKYYQNTIFLNKHYRPILLQKLLAEIKNNEYHVFLQPKINLKTKKLSGAEALVRYIDPTGNIIPPIKFIPFLEKERLIRYIDFFVFEEVCKLLQKWKHEKKKLVPISLNFSRNTLLESEFVKTLKIIMSKYNVTSNLIEIEITETIGEIDTKIISNINKDIKNANFLVSLDDFGSKYSNISLFTTLEFDTLKLDKSLIEKLQISPEKQIIVKSVINMCKEMNVKTVGEGVETEELNTLLTTLKCDYAQGYLYSRPISIKEFEKKYF from the coding sequence ATGTGCATCAATAAACATGAAGAATTAAAAAAAATTTTTAAAGAATTTAATAAAGCCTATTTTAATGAAAGAGATGCAAAAAAAACTTTATCCTTTTTAGATAACAATATTTTTTCTTTTGAAATATCTGAAACAGATATTATTTATAACTTTGAGGAAACAAAAGTTATGATAACAGAAGAATTAAAAAATGACCCTTCGCCTTATGAAATAGATTTTAAATATTTGGAAGTCTTTACTGTTATTGAAAATCTTTTTTTACTTATCTCTATAATTACTTTAAAAAAACTGTATTCTGAGTCTAATTCCAGCCCTATAAATGTTAGAATGAGTATAGTTATAAAAGAAACCAATAATAAATATAAATTTTCTAAAATATGTACTTCTATTCCAACAGAAAGATCAAATTTTTTTAATTTTGATAGAGAAATTGGTGATATTCATCTCAATGCCAAACATACTGCTTTTGACCTTTTAAATTCCTCTATTCCTGGTGGAATGATAGGAGGATACTATAGAGAGAATTTTCCTCTTTATTTCATAAATAAACATCTTTTAGATAAATTAGAGTATAAGTCTCAAGAGGAATTTATAAAAGATATAAATGGATATGTCATAAATGGAATTCATCCTGAAGATAGAGAATATGTCTGTAAAATTGTTGATTCTTCAGTAAGAGATAAAGATGAGTATGAAGTTGAATATCGTATGAAAAAAAGTAATGGCTCTTATATCTGGGTACTGGACAGAGGTCGTTTGGTACAAACAGAAAATGGTCCTGTTATAGTGAGCATATGTCTTGATATTACAGAAAAAGTCTGCTTACAAAAAAATATAAAGACTATCACTAATAATATTCCTGGTGGAGTATATAAGTTAAAATTTGATGAAGATCTCACAATCATTTATGGTAATGATGGTTTTTATAAAATCCATGGATATTCTCCAGAAGAAATGAAAGTAATGCTTGGTAATAAACTTATTGCTGCTACTCTTCCAGAAGAGATTCCAAAAATAAATGCAATATTAAAAAATGCTCTTAAAAATAGTCTTAAAAATTTTGAATATGAAAAAAGAATAATAACAAAAAATGGAGAAATTAGACACCTCTTAACAAAAGGAGTTTTTGTTAAAGAAGAAAATGAATATGTTATCAATTCCATTGTTATTGATATTACTGATCGTAAAATAATAGAGAATGAACTTAAATTCAATCAAGAAAAGCTTAAACTTGCCATGAATTGTACTAAAAATATTATTTTTGAATATGACTTAGATTCAAAAACTCTAACACATTTAACACTTCCATTTGAAAATAAAAGTCCAAGAATTATTTATAATGTTCCTGAAAGTCGTATAGAAAATGGGGAAATTTTTCCAGAACATGTTGAAAAATATCGTGAAATTTATGAAGATATCCATAATGGAAAAATAAAAAGTTGTTGTACAATCAAAACAAGATTAAAAAATCAAAATTATAGATGGAGCAAAATAACTCTTAATAATATTGTTATTAATAATAACCCAAGCAGAAAAGTTATTGGAATTGTTGAAGATATAACTGAGCATCAAGAATTTCAGCTTTTAAAGCTTTTTCAAATAACTTTAAAAAAAGCTTTGATTGGAGTTGTTATGGGATATGCTTATATTAATCTTTCTCAAAATAATGTCAGTGATATATCTGGTACATGGCAAAAATATTTTGATAAAGATTTAGAGTATCCTTATACATATTTTTTTGAAAAAATGGTTACTCTAGTACATTCAGAAGATAAAGAAAATGTAAAGCAAAACTTTTCAAGAGAAAATATAATGGAAAATGTAAAAAAAGGTAAAAACGAATATTCCCTTAAGTTTAGAACTCTTAAATCAAAAGATGAAATAACTTTGACTCTTCTTAATATAAAAATTATTAGGAATTCTGTGACTTGCTGTTATGAAGCCATCATTTATAGTAAGCATATAGAAACTTATAAAGATTCAAAATATTCTTATAATTCTCCTCCAATTTTACCTCTAAAATTAAAAACTGGAGAAATAACTGATATCCTTACTATGAAAAGAGAAACAAAAATAAATAATCTTGAAAATATTTTAGTTGATTTTAAAAGAATAGCTGAAAATTCTCCTATGGATAATACTCTATTTCAGTATATAATTAATATTCTTGGAAAGTATTATGGTGCTGACCATGTTTCCATTATAAAATATGATGAAGTTCTTCACCAATATATCTGTACTTCTGAGTACTGTCATTTTGAAAAAATGTCTAATAAAGAACATTGGAATGATTTAAAAATAAGAAAGGGATCTGACTGGGAAGTACTTCACGAAAATAGAAAAATTGTAAAAATAAATGATATTGAGTCACTTAAAAATGATGATATTATTAATTATTTAAATTTTACTAAACTTAATATTTCATCATATTTTTCAGTGGCTATCGAAACCTGTCATCAACATTCTTTATATTTGGTCCTTGATAATATTGATACTTCATTTATAAATATGGGATTTTTTGAACTGGTCAGTTATGTAATAGAAAGTAAAATAAAGGATGAGATATTAAAAAATGAATTCTCTTTTTTAGACCATCATGATATGCTTACAGGATTAGCTAATCATAAAAATTTTGTAGAATATAAATGGAATAAAAATTTTCATAATTGTATTTCTTTAGGAATAATAACCTCTGATATCAATGGATTAAAACAACTCAATGAAAAATATGATCCTCATTATGGTGATGAAATAATCATAAAAACTGCCAATGTGTTTAAAAAATATTTTTCAAATGAGAAATTGTTCAGACTTAGTGGTGATGAATTTCTTATTGTTTGTGAAAACATGGATAATGAAACTTTTCAAAGAAATATTGATAACATTAAACTTGAATTTTCAGCTTTTGAAAATGATGGAGTTTCTATAGGCTATTCTTGGGCTGACAATGAAATAGATTTTGATATTCTTCACAAAAATGCTGAGGAATTAATGTATATTAATAAACAAAAATATTATCAAAATACTATTTTTTTAAACAAGCATTACCGTCCTATACTGCTCCAAAAATTATTAGCTGAAATAAAAAACAATGAATATCATGTATTTTTACAACCTAAAATAAATCTTAAAACAAAAAAACTATCTGGAGCTGAAGCTCTTGTTAGGTATATTGATCCTACTGGAAATATTATACCTCCTATTAAGTTTATTCCTTTCCTTGAAAAAGAACGACTCATTAGATATATAGATTTTTTTGTATTTGAAGAAGTCTGTAAACTTTTGCAAAAGTGGAAACATGAAAAGAAAAAATTGGTTCCAATATCTTTAAATTTTTCAAGAAATACACTTCTTGAATCTGAATTTGTTAAAACATTAAAAATAATAATGTCAAAATATAATGTTACAAGTAATCTCATAGAGATAGAAATAACTGAAACAATTGGAGAAATAGATACAAAAATAATTTCAAATATAAATAAAGATATAAAAAATGCTAATTTCTTAGTTTCACTTGATGATTTTGGAAGTAAATACAGCAATATCAGTCTATTTACTACATTGGAATTTGATACTTTAAAATTAGATAAAAGTCTTATTGAAAAACTCCAAATAAGTCCAGAAAAGCAAATAATTGTTAAAAGTGTCATTAATATGTGTAAAGAAATGAATGTAAAAACAGTTGGAGAAGGAGTAGAAACAGAAGAACTTAATACTCTTCTCACAACTTTAAAATGTGACTATGCTCAAGGTTATCTATATAGCAGACCTATTTCTATAAAAGAATTTGAAAAAAAATATTTTTAA
- a CDS encoding GerMN domain-containing protein, producing the protein MSKKWLGALIGIWIVAVVCGITYFNIVKDKGIKTVDADGVNREEKAKEKVIIYIPGTDNGGLVKKDENIEESQSKRDKSAKVVAKVIEVLQNEGFLENKDITILNLYFSGDTAYVDLSPQGKEMDDNSRKNLLNIYSIVNSLTELGNVSKVKILINGKDGSKNLSKFYNRNISI; encoded by the coding sequence GTGAGTAAAAAATGGTTAGGAGCATTAATAGGAATATGGATAGTTGCTGTAGTATGTGGAATAACATATTTTAATATTGTAAAAGATAAAGGAATAAAAACAGTTGATGCTGATGGAGTAAATAGAGAAGAAAAAGCTAAAGAAAAAGTAATAATATATATTCCAGGAACGGATAATGGAGGACTTGTTAAAAAAGATGAAAATATAGAAGAAAGTCAAAGTAAAAGAGATAAATCTGCTAAAGTTGTAGCTAAAGTTATTGAAGTTCTTCAAAATGAAGGTTTTCTTGAAAATAAAGATATCACTATTTTGAATTTATACTTTAGTGGTGATACAGCATATGTTGATCTGAGTCCTCAAGGGAAAGAAATGGACGATAACAGTCGTAAAAATCTTTTAAATATCTATTCAATAGTAAACAGTTTAACAGAACTTGGAAATGTCAGCAAGGTAAAAATATTAATAAATGGAAAAGATGGAAGTAAAAATTTGAGTAAATTTTATAACAGAAATATAAGTATATAA